GTTTAGGTGGCCGAATCACTGAATACTATATCAAAGACCATAAAGAACCAGACGGTTCAGAATTTGCTATTGCGAAAGATCCTAAGTTTGAAATCGAATTTGATGGAAAAAAAGAAAAGGCTGTTGAACTCACTAGAGGACAAGGTTTTGATTTTAACATTATTGAAGATAAAGATACAGTTCCTTTTTCTGCTTACAACTTAGTAAACTTTAGCTCAAGTTACAATGCTGATACAAAAACTGTTATCTTCGAAGCACCTTCGTTAGATGGTAAATTTACAATCCAAAAGAAATTCCAGTTTTTCCCTTCTGAAAACTATTTTAAATTTCATTTAACTCTAAAAAACAGAACTAACGAAACCATCAATATTTCTCCATCTAAGTCGGATGTATATTTTAGATCGTTTAGTTCCCTTGGTCCAGTGCTTAAGAAAAAAGAAGACTTTAATGATAGGGACAATGCACACTACTTTCGTTATTACTATTTAGATGGAAGTTTTAAGGACCACGTAGACGGAACAAGCACTCAAGGATTTTTTGATAACCTATTCGGTTCCAATGAAGGAAAAGACACTCGTTACGAAATCAAAAAAGGTTCTAACGATAAAGTGGACTTTGTGGGAACCGGAAGCCGTTACTTCATTGGGGTCATCGATCCGTTAAATGATAACCCGGCGGGAGTCCTTCTCGATAACCGCAAAGGAAATGAAACGGGAGTTCTTCTTGTTTATGACAATTGGAAACTTGGTCCTGGTGAAGAAGTAAACTTGGATTATGCGGCTTATGTCGGAGTTCGTGAACTTGACGGAACCGCTTTTAGAGATAGTAAACTTGATCCAAAAATCAATAAAGACTCTGCGTTTGTTGGTCTCAGTGATTCACTCGACAAATCATTCAACCAAGGGATTACAACCCCACTTCGAAACGGAATTGTTTGGATCTTAAAAAAGATTTATTTGGTCATTCCTAACTACGGTTGGGCCATTGTTATTTTTGCCATCCTCTTCAAATTAGCATTCTATCCGCTGAACAAAAAACAAGCGGAGTCAATGAAGAAGATGCAAGAGTTATCTCCGCAAATCAAACTCATCAACGAAAAGTATGCAGATGATCCAAAACTCAAACAAGAAAAAACCGTTGAGTTGTACAAAAAGAACGGAACAAACCCAATGGCGGGTTGCCTTCCGATGCTCATCCAAATTCCTATCTTTATCGCGCTTTATACTGCGTTTTCTGATACAGTGGATCTTTGGAACTCTCCATTCCTTTGGATCAAAGATTTAAGTGAACCAGACACGGTTTATACAACTCCCAAGTTAGCTTTTATTGGAGCTCTTGCTATCAACATCTTACCACTGATCATGGTAGCAACTCAAGTAGTTCAGTCTCGCATGACAACAGTGTCTACAGACCCGAACCAAAAGATGATGATGTATATGATGCCTGTTATCATGTTATACTTCTTCTGGTCAATGCCTGCCGGTGTGACCATGTATTGGACAATGCAAAACATCTTATCCATTGCCCAACAAGTGTATACAAACAAGTTTGGAAAATCAGAAGACAAAAAACCAAAAAATAATGGGCCCGAACCAGCAAACAACGCATCTGCGGTAGCCCGACCTGGATTTAGAAACCAGAACAAAAAGAAAAAATGAAATCATTGTTTAACAAGGAAGATCACAGATGAATAATTACATTTTCGAAGCCGAAGGAAAAACTAAAAGTGAGGCGGAAGAATATTCTTTAGAAACTCTTCGTCTCCAACCAGGCGATTTACGATTCGAAGTAGTTGATTCCGGAAAATCCGGATTTTTGGGAATCACACAAAAAAAACCAGCCGTTGTACGCGCGTTTGTTGCTAACAACGATATCCCATCCGAAAAAATCATCCACGGAGTTATCATTACCATTTTGAAAAAAATGGGAATTCCTGCGGAAGTAGTAGGAATGGGTGATGTAGATGGAAAAATCTATGTCGAACTTACAAGTAAAGAATCTGGACTCATCATTGGAAAAAGAGGGGGCACTTTAGATTCACTTCAATTCCTTCTCAATCTGATGGTAGACCCAAGAATTCGCCACAACAGAAAAATTGTTTTGGATATTGAATCTTACCGCGACAAACGCGAGTTATCTCTCATTCGATTGGCAAAATCTGTCGCTGCCTCGGTCATCAAATCAGGAAGATCCAAACTTTTAGATCCAATGAATCCTTTTGAACGAAGAATTGTTCACATGGCAATCCAAGAGGACGAAAGAGTATTCACAAGATCGGAAGGAAATGGAACTTTCAAAAGAGTTCGAGTTATCTCTGCAAAAGAAAAACATAAATACAAAGATTTGGAAGATCCTTCTAAAAAAGGCCTTCCTGTAGAAGACTTTGCAGACGGAGTAGACCAAGAAGATCTTGATTGATACCATTGCGGCATTGTCCACTGCCTCAGGTCCCGGAGCGATTGGCATCCTTCGGGTATCGGGCTCTGCCGTATTGCCCATTGCCCTCTCCGTTCTTCAAAAGAACGGATCTCCTCTCACCGAAGAATTTATTCAAAACCAAAGGCGAACTGCTATTTTCTGCGATTTCGTAGATACGGAACACCCTCTAGACCAAATTGTATTTTTCTATTTTCCATCACCTAACTCTTACACAGGTGAAGACTTAGCAGAGTTCCACTTACATGGGAACCCCATCCTACTCAAACGTGGTTTACAAATTCTTTTTGAGAAGGGAGCGCGCCCAGCCCAGAAGGGTGAGTTTACCAAAAGGGCCTATCTGAATGGAAAAATCAATCTGTCTGGTGCAGAAGCCATCGGTCGACTCATCGAAGCACGATCTCGATATGAATTGGAATTGGCTCAAAAAAATGTCTTTGGTGAAATTACAAAATTAAGTTCCAAAATTAGAAGTGATTTGATTTCACTCAAAGCGGAATGCGAAGCTGAAATTGATTTTTCTACAGAAGACCTTACCTTTGAAAGTTTGGAAGAAAGAAAAAATCGGATGATCTCACTCAAGAATCTTTGTTCCAAATTGATCCAAGATTCGGAACGGGCCGAAACTCTCATTTTACAATCAACTGTTGTTTTGTTTGGAGAACCTAACACGGGGAAATCGAGTTTAATGAATTTACTTATTGGAAAGGACCGTTCGATTATCTCTGACATTCCCGGTACGACTAGGGATTATATAGCCGAAGAATTAAGTTTGGATGGAATCCCCATTCGACTTGTGGACACGGCCGGGATCCGAGAAACATCAGATAACATTGAACAGATGGGAATAGAACGAAGCAAACGAGAAGCCGACAGTGCCAATGTAAAATTACTTCTGATTGATACCTCCCAACCATTCGACAAAAGTTCGTTTTTAACAAAACACAAAGAAAGACTCCATGGTTCCATCCTTGTAGCCAATAAAATTGATGAAAAACAAAATGATTGGAATTCAAATCAATTGGACGACCTACAAAAAGAATTTGAGTTAGAGATTACGGAAATCTCTTGTAAAACAAAAGTGGGAATTCCTCATTTATTAGAACTTTTAAAAACAAAACTCACATCTCAAGATAGTGCGGAAGATGTAGTTTTATTAGAAGATAGACAAAGGTATCACATTCAAAAAATTGAATCTAGTTTATCAGAAGCCATTCATCTTATGGAAGATGGTGCCCCAGCAGAAATTTATATCCAAGAAATCAATTCTTCCCTGAAGGAAATTGGTGAAGTCAACGGTCATGTTGATAACGAAGAAATCCTAGGCAGAATTTTTAGTAAATTCTGTGTGGGTAAATAATTCACAAAAATCACAAAATTTACGATTGTCTAATCGTCCAAATAGTATCTAATAGGTGCACATTCGATACGAGGTAAAAAATGAAAAAATTTCTTGTGATTCTCTCTATTTTCTCTTTCAGCACTTTTGGTTTGTTTGCACAAACAGAAGCAGACGAAGAACCTACGATGCAAGCTGATGAGGCTTCAGAAACCGTTAAACCTAAAAAAGAAAAAATCAATAACAAAGACGGTGAGAAAAAAGAGAAAAAGAATAACAAAGATGGCGCAAAGAAGGCTAAAAAAGCTAAGAAAGCCAAAAAAGAGAAAAAAGCAAAAAAAGACGCAGAGTAATCTTTTCGTCTCATCTCAAACCAAACCCCTGGAAACAGGGGTTTTTTTATGCCCTAAAAAACCAAAATGAAACCAACCACCAACAAATTCACCTACTATACGTTAGCTGTATTATTTCTAATTTTTCTTTCCTGTTCTAGTTCTAAAGAAAAAGAATCAGAATCTTCGTTTATTAAATCCATTCTGTTTCATTTTGAACTCAAATCCATTCCCAAAGAACTGAAAGGCGAAAAGATATCCTACTCTTTAAAGTTTTATTTTTGCCCGATCCCAACGGCCAAAGATTGTTATACACCCGTGTCCATCAATACACAAACAACCAGTCGTCCGATTGGCTCCACTGCAGACCAAATCACTTTCTCTCAAGAGTTACCAAAAACATGGACACATCTTTCCATTCGCTTAGAAGGGATTCAAAAAGTGTATGGAAAATATTCCCCTGGCCACAATCCCTATTGGATTCAAAATACAGATTCGCTTATACAGAATCCAAAAATAACTCATGTGTTTACCTTTGTAAGCCAAGAGAACGTAATTCCAAATCGAAAACAAGAAGAGCTAGCATATAAGTTTTCCCCCATCCTTGTCTTTCATAAAGATAAAAAATACCTACCGACTAATATCGAAAAGTATGCAAACTTTTTTCAGTCGAAAGAATACAGTCTTCCAGGTAAAGACATTCGTCGCAAATCTCTTGGCCAAACCACTTGGAACTATGTGGAATTTCCTGACCTAAGAGAAACGGAGAAACAAACCCATTTGTACTATCATGTTCGTTATGCGAAGACTACTGTTTCGGGAACGCAAATTACTGCCCTACCTGGATTTCGTGATGACAGTAATTATTGGTATGAAGTGGGAAATGGAGATATGGTCATCTCCTATTGGATTTGGTATGATTGGAATGAAGGACCAACCAAGTTCGGCAATATCCACCAAGGAGATTTAGAATCCTATGCCCTCCTCATCTCAAAGGAAGGCAAACCAAAACGAATTTTACTGACAGGACATGATCATATCCTACTCGATACAGATTTTCGAAATATCAATTCTTTAAAAAATCATCCGATCCTTTATGTGGCAAAAGGAAATATGGGATCAGACGGGGGAAATCCAACGTCGGCTTATGGTGGTTATACTGTAAAACTTCAAGCAGGAAATGCATTGTTCAACTATATATCTGATCCTTGGGATGTGTTTCCTAGTTTCGATCCGGAAAACTCTATTCTCATTCTTCCCAAAGATCTTTCTGAAAAAGCTTTAACAAATGTTAAAATTGGCTCAGGAATCACCGACAAATCAACAGTTTTAGATGATTGCGAATGTAAAGATATCCCTGAACCAACTCGTTTTGTCGATGCTCGCGGCATGATCAAACAAAGGATCGAAAGGCTTGTGGCTTGGGAAGAACCAGGTTGGATAGGCCAAACAGCAGACAAAGACCCTGACGGCCACCATAAGGTGGATCCAAAACTTTCCTCTTTCTTTCGGTTTCAAGGGAGACTCGGGAAACACCCTCGGTCAGATTTAAGAATTGGAGAACTCCACCAATACGGTGAATCTCCAGAAAATGCACCATTCAAAACCAATATCGAACAACATTATACCTTTGAAAGTCCGAAGACCGAACGTTCCCACACGGACCGCGAAGGAAATTATGGGCCCAAATTTTTAGGAGATAATTCGACTCCGCAAAAGTAACAAAATTTGACCTGATAAAATCAAATCAGGTCGACTAACTTTGCTTTGGTTAATTCTTCTGGTTTGAAAGGTTTCTCTCTTTTGATGTAGTCGATCATTTCTTCTCGGTGGGAATAACCAGCACCGAGGATTGCTTTTTGGATCACAAAGTCTTTCCAAGTTTTCAAACAATGGCCAAACTTTTCTCGGTCCAAAAGCCTTGTGATGGATTCTTCATTCTCTCCCCAAACAAAGGGATTTGCACCTGCGTCTAGTAGGTCTATCAAACATTCCACCGCATCGGAAGATGCTGCTAAAAACAAAGCGGTGTTTCCCATATTGTCTTTTGTCTCTAAAGAAAAATCTCCCTCTTCCAAAAGATAAGAACATAGATCATATAAATTTCTTTCTGCGACTAAATGAAGTGCCGATTTTCCTTCACTGTCTTTGTGTTCTATGATTTTAGGAAATTTATGAAATAAATTCGTAACGATCTCCATACGGTCTTCCGTGATCGCTTCTAAAAATACCGATCGTCCCTCTTCATTGCGTAAAGAAAGAACTTCTTCTGTTAAAGATTCTGCAAGGACTTCCCAAAGTGGTTCGGCGGATTCAAGGACAGAGAGATGAAAGATGGTGTTTCCATTTTTGTCTCGGGTAAGAAGATGAGATGAGTTTTTCCAAGTTGCAACCGTTTCCGTAAGGATATGTAAAAAGGATTCTTTGTTTTGGCCTATCACATCGAAGATGACATTGCCGGGAGTTCTATAAGGAAATGCGGGATCGGCTCCATTTAAAATGGCATGTCGAAACAAATCCACATTCTCCATCTTTAACATCCAAGAAAGAGGATTAGTTCCATAGGAATCTAATTCATTGGGGTCGGCTCCCGCACGAATCTCACTCTCCCATTCTTCGATACTTCCCGATTTGGCAACGTCAATCAAACTCATTTAGGTTAAGATTTTACGTTTACTCACTTGCGTCGATTTTTTAACGGAAGATTTTTTAGGAAGAGATCCAATGATTTTATCAAAACCCTTTTTAGTTTCAAACGTTAAAAATTGAATTGGGGCTTTGTCTTTTGTCGGAACCAAACTCATGGCTCGTTCGGAGAGGGCTGTGATGGTCAAACTTGGATTCACTCCTAAATTGACTGTGAGCATGGAGGCATCACAAACACGTAGGTTCTCATAACCAAACACTTTGTTTTCCATATCGATCACTCCGCGTTCAGGCGAATCAGCAACAACGCATCCTCCCATAATATGACCCGTCAAAGGAGCATTGAGCAGTGTATCATTAAAAGAACTTCTTGGAATCCCACCAACAATCTCGGCTAGTTTTCTAGCAAAGGCATTAGCAATGGGAATGTATGTAGGTGTTGGCTCCCCGGTTGATAGGGCAGAGGTAATGGTTTTTTGGAAAGGCCATATAAACCGTCTTTTTCGTACAAGTCGTACGCTATTATCAACTGTTTGCATCACAAGTAAAATGATAGAATTTTTTGCAAATCCAATAGGATTGTGAGATTTCAAAAAATATAAAGGATGGCGAATCATAGTCCAAAAGAATTTGAGTGGTCTTGGAAAAATTCCGCCTCCATCCGTCATCACACTAGCAAGGACTCCAAAAAAATCAGATCCCTTCGAATACCGAACTGGTTCGATATGTGTATTTTCATCAGGATGGACAGACGAAGTAATGGCAATCCCTTTGGAATAATC
Above is a window of Leptospira wolbachii serovar Codice str. CDC DNA encoding:
- a CDS encoding ankyrin repeat domain-containing protein, which produces MSLIDVAKSGSIEEWESEIRAGADPNELDSYGTNPLSWMLKMENVDLFRHAILNGADPAFPYRTPGNVIFDVIGQNKESFLHILTETVATWKNSSHLLTRDKNGNTIFHLSVLESAEPLWEVLAESLTEEVLSLRNEEGRSVFLEAITEDRMEIVTNLFHKFPKIIEHKDSEGKSALHLVAERNLYDLCSYLLEEGDFSLETKDNMGNTALFLAASSDAVECLIDLLDAGANPFVWGENEESITRLLDREKFGHCLKTWKDFVIQKAILGAGYSHREEMIDYIKREKPFKPEELTKAKLVDLI
- the mnmE gene encoding tRNA uridine-5-carboxymethylaminomethyl(34) synthesis GTPase MnmE; amino-acid sequence: MIDTIAALSTASGPGAIGILRVSGSAVLPIALSVLQKNGSPLTEEFIQNQRRTAIFCDFVDTEHPLDQIVFFYFPSPNSYTGEDLAEFHLHGNPILLKRGLQILFEKGARPAQKGEFTKRAYLNGKINLSGAEAIGRLIEARSRYELELAQKNVFGEITKLSSKIRSDLISLKAECEAEIDFSTEDLTFESLEERKNRMISLKNLCSKLIQDSERAETLILQSTVVLFGEPNTGKSSLMNLLIGKDRSIISDIPGTTRDYIAEELSLDGIPIRLVDTAGIRETSDNIEQMGIERSKREADSANVKLLLIDTSQPFDKSSFLTKHKERLHGSILVANKIDEKQNDWNSNQLDDLQKEFELEITEISCKTKVGIPHLLELLKTKLTSQDSAEDVVLLEDRQRYHIQKIESSLSEAIHLMEDGAPAEIYIQEINSSLKEIGEVNGHVDNEEILGRIFSKFCVGK
- the jag gene encoding RNA-binding cell elongation regulator Jag/EloR, translated to MNNYIFEAEGKTKSEAEEYSLETLRLQPGDLRFEVVDSGKSGFLGITQKKPAVVRAFVANNDIPSEKIIHGVIITILKKMGIPAEVVGMGDVDGKIYVELTSKESGLIIGKRGGTLDSLQFLLNLMVDPRIRHNRKIVLDIESYRDKRELSLIRLAKSVAASVIKSGRSKLLDPMNPFERRIVHMAIQEDERVFTRSEGNGTFKRVRVISAKEKHKYKDLEDPSKKGLPVEDFADGVDQEDLD
- the yidC gene encoding membrane protein insertase YidC produces the protein MQNDSTNRQSRLFLALFLSLAVWMGINYFFFPPQTPKPKVVDEVSKENSDKETKAGNPADPKAELKKPTTETTKLNPVKTEDVKTFSLKTDSFLVHFSSLGGRITEYYIKDHKEPDGSEFAIAKDPKFEIEFDGKKEKAVELTRGQGFDFNIIEDKDTVPFSAYNLVNFSSSYNADTKTVIFEAPSLDGKFTIQKKFQFFPSENYFKFHLTLKNRTNETINISPSKSDVYFRSFSSLGPVLKKKEDFNDRDNAHYFRYYYLDGSFKDHVDGTSTQGFFDNLFGSNEGKDTRYEIKKGSNDKVDFVGTGSRYFIGVIDPLNDNPAGVLLDNRKGNETGVLLVYDNWKLGPGEEVNLDYAAYVGVRELDGTAFRDSKLDPKINKDSAFVGLSDSLDKSFNQGITTPLRNGIVWILKKIYLVIPNYGWAIVIFAILFKLAFYPLNKKQAESMKKMQELSPQIKLINEKYADDPKLKQEKTVELYKKNGTNPMAGCLPMLIQIPIFIALYTAFSDTVDLWNSPFLWIKDLSEPDTVYTTPKLAFIGALAINILPLIMVATQVVQSRMTTVSTDPNQKMMMYMMPVIMLYFFWSMPAGVTMYWTMQNILSIAQQVYTNKFGKSEDKKPKNNGPEPANNASAVARPGFRNQNKKKK